A single Meleagris gallopavo isolate NT-WF06-2002-E0010 breed Aviagen turkey brand Nicholas breeding stock unplaced genomic scaffold, Turkey_5.1 ChrUn_random_7180001924796, whole genome shotgun sequence DNA region contains:
- the LOC104916617 gene encoding pre-mRNA-splicing factor CWC22-like has translation PGSCSLCASCAAQGTHRLCSDLSGSISTWECDICAGVGTASSAESQLAGPSTASQEAAGPSHSSPAPDDSGSASTSQAALESSPSSQVPKRSSLSSQPGTGQRKSQRRKSNEQHQGSSQQEVGYSSNSPAPERRRQSRQQGTGRTRSRSPLKGRASNSPSQLRRPHGSRRSPASGAGRSMHTSARKRASNNSPGAANKRCPSQRQ, from the exons gcCCTGGGAGCTGCTCCCTGTGCGCCTCGTGTGCTGCGCAAGGCACCCACCGGCTCTGCTCCGATTTGAGCGGCAGCATAAGCACCTGGGAGTGTGACATCTGTGCTGGCGTGGGCACAG CCTCCAGTGCCGAGTCGCAGCTTgctggtcccagcactgccagccaggAGGCGGCGGGGCCATCTCATAGCTCCCCAGCACCTGATGACAGCGGATCTGCCTCCACCAGCCAGGCAGCATTGGAGTCATCTCCGAGTTCCCAGGTGCCTAAGCGCAGCAGCCTGTCCAGCCAGCCCGGGACAGGACAGAGGAAAAGCCAGAGACGTAAATCCAACGAGCAACACCAagggagcagccagcaggaagTGGGGTACTCCAGCAATTCCCCAGCGCCTGAACGCAGAAGGCAATCCAGGCAGCAGGGCACAGGCCGAACAAGAAGCCGCTCTCCGCTCAAGGGTCGTGCCTCAAATTCCCCGAGCCAGCTCAGAAGACCTCATGGCAGCAGACGCTCTCCAGCCTCAGGTGCTGGCAGGAGCATGCACACCTCTGCCAGGAAGAGGGCATCCAACAATTCCCCGGGGGCTGCAAACAAAAGATGTCCAAGCCAGAGAC